A region of Candidatus Methylacidiphilales bacterium DNA encodes the following proteins:
- a CDS encoding putative toxin-antitoxin system toxin component, PIN family, giving the protein MVIHVPTLRPIQACRDAKEDKFLTLAVNRRADALITGDEDLLRLHPFLDISILTPTTFLTYPLDPRTS; this is encoded by the coding sequence GTGGTGATCCATGTACCCACCCTCCGTCCCATCCAGGCCTGTCGGGATGCCAAAGAAGACAAGTTTCTGACCCTGGCCGTGAACAGGCGGGCCGACGCCCTGATCACCGGAGATGAAGACCTTCTGCGCCTGCACCCTTTCTTGGATATCTCCATCCTAACGCCCACCACCTTCCTCACTTATCCACTCGATCCAAGGACCTCCTGA
- a CDS encoding transposase translates to MDETGFSHKPHLRGAWAPRGRPLVIRHRFNWKRWSVIAVVGRKRAVFRILPHGVKWPDVAAFLWAVLRQVRGKMVVVLDGLPAHRTSLVGQAEEESRGRLKLEWLPGYAPELNATEYLWGHTKGRLANRAVLDNEALLGQTRSQLRSTQRRPNLLKSFWKQTGLAWP, encoded by the coding sequence ATGGATGAAACCGGCTTCAGCCACAAACCCCACCTGCGCGGAGCATGGGCCCCACGCGGACGGCCCTTGGTCATCCGCCACCGCTTCAATTGGAAACGATGGAGCGTGATCGCCGTAGTGGGCAGAAAGCGGGCAGTCTTCCGCATCCTGCCCCACGGAGTCAAATGGCCCGATGTAGCCGCCTTCCTGTGGGCCGTGCTGCGACAAGTGCGGGGAAAGATGGTGGTGGTGCTTGATGGACTGCCCGCCCACCGGACGTCCTTGGTGGGCCAGGCAGAGGAAGAAAGCCGGGGAAGGCTCAAGCTGGAATGGCTGCCGGGATATGCTCCCGAACTCAATGCCACCGAGTATCTCTGGGGCCATACCAAAGGCCGTCTGGCCAACCGTGCTGTCTTGGATAATGAAGCCTTGTTGGGCCAAACCCGCAGCCAGCTACGCAGCACCCAAAGACGCCCCAACTTGCTTAAATCCTTCTGGAAACAAACGGGCCTTGCTTGGCCTTAA